Proteins encoded in a region of the Macadamia integrifolia cultivar HAES 741 unplaced genomic scaffold, SCU_Mint_v3 scaffold_157A, whole genome shotgun sequence genome:
- the LOC122070925 gene encoding putative disease resistance protein At1g58400 produces MVKFFLQRLSSLKLQEASPSLQDQIQKLKNRLEEIVSFSGDIGSTSKQEDGLVCNWLGDLIETLHDAENCINEYVTKARSQDGSDQALSIVQFCGELGKINARIAEILRQRSQLIMPPTWKATEEIGQSSSGDSVDVVGEESLAPFALNYRNLPSYLRSCLLYCSLFPEKISRGRLVRLLVAEGVLQGRPGEIMEEIAEEKIKELVGQGMLQVKIGFKNKVKVVDPYHKICLLKIQQGDSISQSLFSDSKFPQSSCIVVIHHHGETITTSFNDHPIGSLYVFSYNEGIFDNHWSCITSAFHNFKFLRVLEIEDLKIKSLPEEIGDLIQLRYLGLKHSALNEIPKSIGNLQNLQTLDIRWLKSLRGLPSGVLDLLHLRHLKLPVNEIKVPSGISILTNLQSLTGLFLRHGFIEELRSLTQLRKLELMDASVEHASELSASIIKMTRLVSLSLHTRGYGKDELLPTLEPFSPSPSIKNLCLNGRLMDLLDWACSMESLTKLRLGFSFLSEEELSVLQFLPNLKNLTLWRACEVKVIKKDFSKVGGFPKLQVLLIASRNLLEWTEIEEGALPSLEFLRFHDCPRLMILPEGLQYVSTLKVLEMLPLHPDLERRLKRDGGKQNYKIKHIPQVQFFSSSLRTWVVM; encoded by the coding sequence ATGGTGAAATTCTTTCTGCAAAGATTGAGTTCTCTAAAATTGCAAGAAGCTTCTCCAAGTCTGCAAGATCAAATCCAAAAGCTCAAGAATAGACTTGAGGAGATTGTAAGCTTTTCCGGAGATATAGGTAGTACTAGTAAACAAGAAGATGGATTGGTTTGCAATTGGCTGGGCGATTTGATAGAAACATTACATGATGCGGAAAATTGTATCAATGAGTATGTCACTAAGGCTAGAAGCCAAGATGGGTCTGATCAGGCACTGTCAATTGTGCAGTTTTGCGGTGAATTGGGGAAGATCAATGCACGTATTGCCGAAATTTTGCGCCAAAGATCCCAACTCATTATGCCACCAACATGGAAAGCGACAGAAGAAATTGGGCAAAGTTCTTCTGGTGATAGTGTTGATGTAGTAGGTGAGGAATCTCTTGCCCCCTTTGCTTTGAATTATAGAAACTTGCCTTCTTACCTTAGATCCTGCTTGCTCTACTGTTCTCTCTTCCCTGAGAAAATAAGTAGAGGAAGATTGGTTCGGCTCTTGGTGGCTGAAGGTGTTTTACAAGGAAGACCAGGGgaaatcatggaggaaattgcTGAAGAAAAAATCAAGGAATTGGTTGGCCAAGGAATGCTTCAGGTTAAAATTGGtttcaaaaataaagtcaaagttGTCGACCCTTATCATAAAATTTGTCTACTTAAGATACAACAAGGAGATTCTATCAGTCAGAGTCTGTTTTCCGATTCTAAATTTCCTCAGAGTTCCTGCATTGTTGTCATCCACCATCATGGTGAGACTATCACGACAAGCTTCAATGATCACCCAATTGGATCATTATATGTCTTTTCGTATAATGAGGGCATTTTTGACAACCACTGGTCCTGCATAACAAGTGCCTTCCATAACTTCAAATTTTTGAGGGTTTTGGAGATTGAGGATCTTAAAATTAAGAGCTTACCAGAAGAAATAGGAGATCTGATACAGTTGAGGTATCTAGGCTTGAAACATTCAGCATTGAATGAGATTCCAAAGAGCATAGGCAATCTTCAAAATCTACAAACTTTGGATATTAGATGGCTTAAAAGTCTGAGGGGATTGCCAAGTGGAGTTCTGGATCTTCTACATTTGAGGCACCTTAAGTTGCCAGTGAATGAAATTAAAGTCCCCTCGGGTATAAGCATATTAACTAACCTCCAGAGCTTAACTGGTTTATTTCTAAGACATGGCTTCATTGAAGAATTAAGGAGTTTGACTCAACTCAGGAAACTGGAATTGATGGATGCATCTGTAGAACATGCCAGTGAGCTCTCTGCTTCTATTATAAAGATGACAAGACTCGTGTCTTTATCTCTACATACAAGAGGTTATGGAAAGGATGAATTGTTGCCCACACTGGAGCCATTTTCACCATCCCCATCCATAAAAAACCTTTGCCTAAATGGGCGTCTAATGGATCTACTTGACTGGGCATGCTCCATGGAGAGCCTCACTAAGCTAAGATTAGGGTTTTCCTTTCTATCTGAGGAAGAACTTTCTGTACTtcaatttcttcccaacttGAAAAATCTGACATTGTGGAGAGCTTGCGAGgtcaaagtaataaaaaaagacTTTAGCAAGGTGGGTGGGTTTCCTAAGCTACAGGTACTTCTTATTGCTTCTAGGAATCTACTAGAATGGACAGAGATTGAAGAAGGGGCATTGCCAAGCTTAGAATTCCTCCGCTTCCACGATTGTCCACGGTTGATGATTCTTCCAGAAGGACTGCAATATGTCAGCACACTAAAAGTACTGGAGATGCTTCCCTTGCACCCAGATCTTGAACGGAGGTTGAAACGTGATGGAGGCAAACAGAATTACAAGATCAAACACATCCCACAAGTAcaatttttctcttcatccCTACGCACATGGGTTGTGATGTGA
- the LOC122070922 gene encoding disease resistance protein RPM1-like — protein MAETSAKSFLQALRSLILQEDGLVCNRKSESIETIIHDADNYIDQYVPETRSQDGSDQKAQFCSELEKIDTRLAGISSQRSQLNMPLLPMSEAKEEIGQSSSGDGVDVVGEESLAPFALNYRNLPSCLRSCLLYCSLFSENILISRGRLVRLLVAEGIIQERAGEVMENIAEENINQLVGQGMLRVEIKYKNEVIEVVDPYLKICRHKLHQGKGMEGNLLFSDSNFPKSSSIVFILYSGETITCSSFNDHPVRSLFVIGDISTGLTSADHWEEGIPDNHWTCIRKAIHNFNFLRVLELENLCIKSLPEEIGDLIQLRYLGLKHSALDEIPESIGNLQNLQTLDIRYPRSLRVLPGAVLNLLQLRHLKLSMMFKIKVPSGMGILTNLQSLTGLYVRHGIIEELRSLTQLRKLELIDVSEEHGSELSASIMKMTGLVSLSLATKDIIAYLLDYENDELLPTLEQFSPPPSIKRLHLYGRLMDLPHWVCTMENLTMLKLVYSFLSEEAFSVLQFLPNLKYLRLWGAYEVKVINKDFFKVGGFPKLETLIIYSKNLLEWTEIEEGALPSLAFLFFLYCERLRNLPEGLQYISMLRVLEICPLHPDLERRLKCDGGKDNYKIKHIPKKLFFSSFLNTWVEI, from the coding sequence ATGGCAGAAACCTCAGCGAAATCCTTTCTGCAAGCATTGCGTTCTTTAATATTGCAAGAGGATGGACTGGTTTGCAATAGGAAGAGTGAATCCATAGAAACAATAATCCATGACGCGGACAATTATATCGATCAGTATGTCCCTGAGACGAGAAGTCAAGATGGGTCTGATCAGAAGGCACAATTTTGCAGTGAATTAGAGAAGATCGATACACGTCTTGCCGGAATTTCAAGCCAAAGATCTCAACTCAACATGCCACTGCTGCCGATGtcagaagcaaaagaagaaattgGGCAAAGTTCTTCTGGTGATGGTGTTGATGTAGTAGGTGAGGAATCTCTTGCTCCCTTTGCATTGAATTATAGAAACTTGCCTTCTTGTCTCAGATCCTGCTTACTGTACTGTTCTCTCTTCTCTGAGAATATTTTAATAAGTAGAGGAAGATTAGTTCGGCTATTGGTTGCTGAAGGTATTATACAAGAAAGAGCAGGGGAAGTAATGGAGAATATTGCTGAAGAAAATATCAACCAACTAGTTGGCCAAGGAATGCTTCGAGTGgaaattaaatacaaaaatgaagTGATCGAAGTTGTGGACCCTTATCTTAAAATCTGTCGACATAAGCTGCACCAAGGAAAAGGTATGGAAGGGAATCTACTGTTTTCAGATTCTAATTTTCCCAAGAGTTCCTCCATAGTTTTCATTCTATACAGTGGTGAAACTATCACTTGTAGTAGCTTCAATGATCACCCTGTGCGATCATTATTTGTCATTGGAGACATTTCAACAGGATTAACTTCTGCAGACCATTGGGAGGAAGGCATTCCTGACAATCACTGGACCTGCATAAGAAAAGCCATCcataatttcaatttcttgaggGTTTTGGAACTTGAGAATCTTTGTATCAAGAGCTTACCAGAAGAAATAGGAGATCTGATACAGTTGAGGTATCTAGGCTTAAAACATTCAGCACTGGATGAGATTCCAGAGAGCATAGGTAATCTTCAAAATCTACAAACTTTGGATATTAGATACCCAAGAAGTCTAAGGGTATTGCCAGGAGCAGTTTTGAATCTTCTACAGTTGAGGCACCTTAAGTTGTCAATGATGTTTAAAATAAAAGTCCCCTCAGGTATGGGTATATTAACAAACCTCCAGAGTTTAACTGGATTATATGTAAGACATGGCATCATTGAAGAATTAAGAAGTTTAACTCAACTCAGGAAACTAGAATTGATTGATGTATCAGAAGAACATGGCAGTGAGCTCTCTGCTTCTATAATGAAGATGACAGGACTTGTGTCTTTATCTCTGGCTACAAAAGACATAATAGCTTACCTACTCGACTATGAGAATGATGAACTGTTGCCTACACTCGAGCAATTTTCACCACCGCCATCTATCAAAAGACTTCACCTATATGGGCGTCTAATGGATCTACCTCACTGGGTCTGCACCATGGAGAACCTCACTATGCTAAAATTAGTTTATTCCTTTCTATCTGAAGAAGCATTTTCTGTACTtcaatttcttcccaacttGAAATATCTAAGACTTTGGGGAGCTTACGAGGTCAAAGTAATAAACAAGGATTTTTTCAAGGTGGGTGGGTTTCCTAAGCTAGAGACACTTATTATTTATTCTAAGAATCTACTAGAATGGACTGAGATTGAAGAAGGGGCACTCCCAAGTTTGgcattcctcttcttcctctattgtgaACGATTGAGGAATCTTCCAGAAGGACTGCAATATATTAGCATGCTAAGAGTACTGGAGATATGTCCCTTGCACCCAGATCTTGAACGGAGGTTGAAATGTGATGGAGGCAAAGATAATTACAAGATCAAACACATCccaaaaaaactttttttctcttcattcctAAACACATGGGTTGAAATTTAA